The Winogradskyella schleiferi genome has a window encoding:
- a CDS encoding flavodoxin family protein → MDFSKLKVLYINCTLKKSPVQSHTETLMKVSQNILKKEKVSFETVRLIDFDVAPGIYPDMTEHGWDKDEWPSIYKKVNEADVLIVGTPIWLGEKSSEAQKLIERLYAMSSKTNDKGQYIYYGKVGGCMVTGNEDGIKHCAMGILYALQHVGYSIPPQADCGWIGEVGPGPSYGDTEWKGKTEEPPVGFDSEFTNRNTTFMTYNLLHLAKLLKENKGYSNYGNSREAWDSGTHWAFDNPEYR, encoded by the coding sequence ATGGATTTTTCAAAATTAAAAGTACTGTATATCAATTGTACCTTAAAAAAATCGCCTGTGCAGAGCCATACGGAAACGCTGATGAAAGTGTCTCAAAATATTCTGAAAAAGGAAAAGGTCTCGTTTGAAACCGTTCGCCTTATAGATTTTGACGTAGCTCCGGGAATTTATCCAGATATGACAGAACATGGTTGGGACAAAGATGAATGGCCTAGTATTTATAAGAAAGTCAATGAAGCAGATGTGTTAATTGTCGGAACACCGATTTGGCTAGGAGAAAAATCGTCTGAAGCCCAAAAATTAATTGAACGCCTTTATGCAATGAGCAGCAAAACCAATGATAAAGGACAGTACATTTACTATGGCAAAGTCGGTGGATGCATGGTTACAGGTAATGAAGATGGCATAAAACATTGTGCAATGGGAATCCTATATGCATTACAACACGTCGGCTATTCTATTCCGCCACAAGCGGATTGCGGATGGATAGGAGAAGTGGGACCTGGTCCAAGTTATGGAGATACGGAATGGAAAGGAAAAACCGAGGAGCCACCAGTTGGGTTCGATTCTGAATTTACAAATAGAAACACCACTTTTATGACCTATAATCTTCTGCACTTAGCAAAACTATTGAAAGAAAATAAAGGCTACAGCAATTACGGTAATTCGCGTGAAGCTTGGGATAGTGGTACACATTGGGCTTTTGATAATCCAGAATATAGATAA
- a CDS encoding Pycsar system effector family protein codes for MSKSLIEETQEFVFNLIKNELPGTFIYHNYTHTERVLRSTRELIENSDVTEKEAKILELTALLHDVGYTKGCDNHEEEGVRIATKFLKDKKVDEDIIKSVADCIMATKFDTKPTKKLEKIIRDADSSHFGKDYFREASEFLRKELEVQGRVSFTPSEWRKENIEVLTKEHEFYTEYALKNWQAQKEKNLAKLLKKKKKRKKKLNIEKLKAKYKAQYKDESSSRGVQTFYRVALRNHIKLSDIADTKANILLSVNAIIISVVLANLISKLDNNPYLTWPTVIFTLFCVVSMILSIIATRPNVTSGQFTKEDVKNQKVNLSFFGNFHKMKLEEYEWAIGEMVKDRDYIYKALTKDLYFLGVVLERKYRLLRITYTVFMIGIIVSLISFAIAIKTNPGSDIDDVLTVYNQGYFEDSENYLGFNGLY; via the coding sequence ATGTCAAAGTCTCTAATTGAAGAAACTCAGGAATTCGTTTTTAACCTTATAAAAAACGAACTACCAGGTACTTTTATATATCATAACTATACACATACCGAACGTGTATTGCGAAGTACAAGGGAACTCATAGAAAATTCTGATGTCACTGAAAAAGAAGCGAAAATATTAGAGCTTACGGCTTTACTCCACGATGTAGGTTATACCAAAGGCTGTGATAACCATGAAGAGGAAGGTGTAAGAATAGCCACTAAATTTTTGAAAGACAAAAAGGTAGATGAAGACATTATTAAATCGGTGGCTGACTGTATCATGGCGACTAAGTTTGATACCAAACCTACTAAAAAACTAGAGAAAATAATACGTGATGCCGATTCCTCACATTTTGGGAAGGACTATTTTAGAGAGGCTAGTGAGTTTTTGAGAAAAGAATTGGAAGTACAGGGCAGAGTAAGCTTTACACCTTCCGAATGGCGAAAAGAGAATATTGAAGTCCTCACTAAAGAGCACGAGTTTTATACAGAATATGCCTTAAAGAACTGGCAAGCACAAAAGGAAAAAAACTTAGCCAAACTACTAAAGAAAAAGAAAAAGCGTAAAAAGAAACTTAATATTGAAAAGCTTAAAGCCAAGTACAAAGCACAATACAAAGATGAAAGTTCATCACGTGGTGTGCAGACGTTTTATAGAGTGGCACTCAGAAACCACATTAAATTGAGCGATATTGCGGATACCAAAGCAAATATTTTATTGTCCGTCAATGCTATTATTATTTCTGTTGTTCTTGCCAATCTTATTTCTAAATTAGACAATAACCCTTATTTAACTTGGCCTACAGTTATATTCACGTTATTTTGTGTGGTTTCCATGATTTTATCCATAATCGCTACACGTCCCAATGTTACTAGTGGCCAATTTACCAAGGAAGATGTCAAGAACCAAAAGGTAAATTTAAGTTTTTTCGGTAATTTCCATAAAATGAAATTAGAGGAATACGAATGGGCTATTGGTGAAATGGTCAAAGACCGAGATTATATTTATAAGGCACTAACTAAAGATCTCTATTTCTTAGGTGTTGTATTGGAACGAAAATACAGATTATTGCGTATAACCTATACAGTCTTTATGATCGGAATTATTGTATCCTTAATTTCGTTTGCCATTGCTATAAAAACCAATCCTGGTTCTGATATAGATGATGTATTGACGGTTTATAATCAAGGATATTTTGAGGATAGCGAAAATTATTTGGGATTTAATGGTCTCTATTGA
- a CDS encoding glycoside hydrolase family 97 protein — MKTHLLSFGIILTIFSCNTSEKQTTEITSPNEKMTVNFNVNKEGQPFYLVKFNNKTVVDTSYLGFEFKNTPAFNKNFKIKNTSTSTLNETWQMPWGEQLDVVNNYNELKIELQEKTSPERLLNIVFKVYDDGIGFRYEFPEQENLKDDIFITEEHTEFNLTADYKTFWIPGDWDIYEHLYNTTNLSEIDALQFANHKNLAQTYIPENAVNTPVTMVGKDGTHLSFHEAALIDYSGMTLKVDTNHLNLKSNLVGSENTDYKVKKTVPFNTPWRTIQITDNAPDLIESKLIVNLNEPNKLGDVSWFKPMKYTGVWWEMHLGKSSWDYGMTQDMSTWTDGGKSHGKHGATTENVKNFIDFSAKNNIGGVLVEGWNTGWEHWIGFEDREGVFDFVTPYPDYDIDEVVRYGKEKGVDIIMHHETSAATETYEKQQDTAYALMQKYGMHAVKSGYVGKILPKGEYHHGQYMVNHYNNAAIKAAKYEVAVNAHEPIKATGLRRTYPNIISREGLRGQEFNAWASDGGNPPEHLPIVAFTRMLSGPIDYTPGIFNIKFDEYKKDNQVNTTIAQQLALYVVIYSPVQMAADLVEHYEANPEPFQFIKDVSVDWEKTVVLNGEVGDFVTIARKERQTGYWFVGGITDENSRSMELTFDFLEENQNYEAILYKDGEKAHWDNNPLDINIEKMELNEESKLSVKLAEGGGFAISLMKKQ, encoded by the coding sequence ATGAAAACACATTTATTAAGTTTCGGAATCATATTAACGATATTCTCATGCAATACAAGTGAAAAACAAACCACAGAAATCACATCGCCAAACGAAAAGATGACCGTGAATTTCAATGTAAATAAGGAAGGACAACCATTTTACCTAGTTAAATTCAACAATAAAACAGTTGTAGATACCTCTTATTTAGGTTTTGAATTTAAAAATACTCCAGCCTTCAATAAAAATTTCAAAATTAAAAATACAAGCACTTCGACGTTAAATGAAACATGGCAAATGCCTTGGGGAGAACAATTGGATGTCGTAAACAATTATAATGAGTTAAAAATTGAACTTCAGGAAAAAACAAGTCCTGAACGACTTTTAAATATCGTATTTAAGGTTTATGACGATGGTATCGGTTTCCGGTACGAATTCCCAGAACAAGAGAATTTAAAAGACGATATTTTCATCACAGAAGAACATACCGAATTCAACTTAACAGCGGATTACAAAACCTTTTGGATTCCTGGAGATTGGGATATTTATGAACACTTGTACAACACCACAAATCTTTCGGAAATTGATGCTTTACAATTTGCCAATCACAAGAATTTAGCTCAAACTTATATTCCAGAAAATGCTGTAAACACACCAGTCACTATGGTTGGTAAAGATGGCACGCATTTAAGTTTTCACGAAGCCGCTTTAATTGATTATTCAGGTATGACCTTAAAAGTGGACACCAATCATTTGAATTTAAAAAGTAATTTGGTAGGTTCAGAAAACACAGATTATAAGGTAAAGAAAACAGTGCCTTTTAATACACCTTGGCGAACCATTCAAATTACGGATAATGCACCAGATTTAATTGAATCCAAACTCATCGTGAATCTTAACGAACCAAATAAATTAGGCGATGTGTCTTGGTTTAAACCTATGAAATATACTGGTGTGTGGTGGGAAATGCACTTGGGAAAATCCTCATGGGATTACGGAATGACACAAGATATGAGTACGTGGACCGATGGTGGGAAATCGCATGGCAAACATGGTGCTACTACTGAAAACGTAAAGAATTTCATTGATTTTTCAGCAAAGAATAATATTGGAGGTGTTTTAGTTGAAGGCTGGAATACAGGCTGGGAACATTGGATTGGTTTTGAGGACAGAGAAGGGGTTTTCGATTTCGTAACACCGTATCCAGATTATGATATTGACGAGGTGGTACGATATGGAAAAGAAAAAGGAGTTGACATCATTATGCACCATGAAACCTCTGCGGCAACCGAAACTTACGAAAAGCAACAAGATACAGCCTATGCTTTAATGCAGAAATACGGAATGCATGCTGTAAAATCAGGTTATGTCGGTAAAATTTTACCAAAAGGTGAATATCATCATGGACAATATATGGTGAATCACTATAACAACGCAGCCATAAAAGCAGCAAAATATGAAGTAGCGGTTAATGCTCACGAACCGATTAAGGCAACTGGGTTACGCAGAACCTATCCAAATATAATTTCGAGGGAAGGTTTACGTGGACAAGAGTTTAATGCGTGGGCGAGTGATGGTGGCAATCCACCAGAGCATTTACCAATTGTGGCTTTTACAAGAATGTTATCTGGACCTATTGATTATACACCTGGTATTTTCAACATAAAATTTGATGAGTATAAAAAAGACAATCAAGTCAACACAACCATTGCTCAGCAATTGGCTTTGTATGTGGTCATTTACAGTCCTGTACAAATGGCAGCCGATTTGGTGGAGCATTATGAAGCTAATCCAGAACCTTTTCAGTTCATCAAGGATGTTAGCGTAGATTGGGAAAAAACTGTAGTTTTGAATGGTGAAGTGGGTGATTTTGTGACCATTGCCAGAAAAGAGCGTCAAACTGGTTATTGGTTTGTTGGTGGAATAACCGATGAAAACTCGAGAAGTATGGAGTTAACATTCGATTTTTTAGAGGAGAACCAAAACTACGAAGCCATACTCTATAAAGATGGAGAAAAGGCACATTGGGACAATAATCCTTTGGATATCAACATTGAAAAGATGGAACTTAATGAGGAATCAAAATTAAGTGTAAAGTTAGCTGAAGGTGGAGGTTTTGCCATTAGCCTTATGAAGAAACAATAA
- a CDS encoding GAF domain-containing protein: MDINEHIETPFEIKISFNKILNQYENLIAADNDFIAANARRVLKIAEENPILRDGFSDFSLLKTYEKEIEGLLQDAFSPLLTKNEIKTATIPFHNFTFNRSERFKNILKTAGDDFELQILNMPADEKYIFVCAVILNFCYGYNINFKRPFFYEIPDANGVMRYYKMLYNADFIEIIPKENAPKITKSDFDELLDNFENIELWKEKFPPNSYVFKGFVISNLFDITDDQSISNIKTSLIGDDKRKSKSFMENFHEIFRSLLGLKDIHVGFSTYNKDEDSFERVYGSGMRSFLLNDLETSHCSDTLCNWSYNRLLNEKKYFSISDVKKQFEHPDRNAPHIKILNQQGIQSAIFAPIANDEGLMGILEIVSEKPKVLNSINANKLADVMPFIVSAVERSKKEEENLIEAIIQKECTSIHKSVHWKFVQEARHYIKEQLENNETPTFKKIAFDDVYPLFGQLDVKGSSDARNLATQKDLQLQLGYAEKILNKTLDEKSLPIYEQIKFQISEYSSALKDHFKVDSEHAITVFLTKEVLPVFQLIADTQPLVKKEIEDYISKLDKELGVVYFYRRHYDETVKLINNNMSSLLDEKQLEAQKMYPHFFERFKTDGVEHNMYIGESITKDDSFNVIYLYNLRLWQLQVMCEMENEYYQNRHDYPVSLDVASMILVFNQPLSIRFRMDEKRFDVDGTYNARYEVVKKRVDKAYIKGTEERITQKGKLTIVYSQKEDEEEYERYIKFLQSKKVLDNDLEYLELEDLQAITGLKALRISILYHNDKDDKTFYTYNDLMETIKA, from the coding sequence TTGGACATAAACGAGCACATAGAAACACCCTTTGAGATTAAAATTAGTTTCAATAAAATATTAAATCAGTATGAAAATTTGATTGCTGCTGATAATGATTTTATTGCGGCTAATGCACGACGTGTTTTGAAAATAGCAGAAGAGAATCCCATTTTAAGAGATGGTTTTAGTGATTTTTCATTATTAAAAACCTACGAAAAAGAAATAGAGGGATTGCTTCAAGATGCTTTCAGTCCTTTGTTGACTAAAAACGAGATTAAAACAGCGACTATTCCGTTTCATAATTTTACGTTTAACCGATCAGAACGTTTTAAAAATATATTAAAGACAGCAGGTGATGATTTTGAACTACAAATATTGAATATGCCTGCAGACGAGAAATATATTTTTGTCTGTGCTGTGATTTTAAACTTTTGCTACGGTTACAATATCAATTTCAAGCGTCCTTTTTTCTACGAAATACCAGATGCCAATGGCGTAATGCGCTATTATAAAATGCTGTACAATGCAGATTTTATTGAAATAATTCCAAAAGAAAATGCGCCAAAAATAACAAAATCAGATTTTGACGAACTATTGGATAATTTTGAAAATATAGAATTATGGAAGGAAAAATTTCCGCCAAATAGTTACGTTTTTAAAGGCTTTGTAATTTCAAATCTTTTTGATATTACGGACGACCAGTCCATATCTAATATAAAAACAAGTTTAATAGGCGATGACAAGCGAAAAAGTAAAAGCTTTATGGAAAACTTCCATGAAATATTTCGTTCGCTGTTAGGCTTAAAGGATATTCATGTTGGTTTTTCTACATACAATAAGGATGAAGATTCCTTTGAGCGCGTTTATGGTTCAGGTATGAGAAGTTTTTTATTAAATGATTTAGAAACTTCTCACTGCTCGGATACTTTGTGCAATTGGTCTTACAATCGCTTACTAAACGAAAAAAAATATTTTTCTATTTCAGATGTCAAAAAGCAATTTGAACATCCAGATAGAAATGCACCACACATAAAAATTCTGAACCAACAAGGTATCCAAAGTGCTATTTTTGCGCCAATTGCAAACGATGAAGGTTTAATGGGTATACTCGAAATTGTATCAGAAAAGCCAAAAGTTTTAAACAGTATCAATGCGAATAAATTAGCAGATGTTATGCCTTTTATTGTTTCTGCGGTCGAACGGTCAAAGAAGGAAGAAGAGAATTTAATCGAAGCTATTATTCAAAAAGAATGCACGTCCATTCATAAGAGTGTACATTGGAAATTCGTTCAAGAAGCAAGACATTACATCAAAGAGCAGCTTGAAAATAATGAAACACCAACCTTCAAAAAAATAGCGTTTGATGATGTTTATCCTTTATTTGGCCAATTAGATGTGAAAGGCTCATCTGATGCCAGAAATTTGGCAACTCAAAAGGATTTACAATTGCAACTTGGTTATGCCGAAAAAATCTTGAATAAAACACTGGATGAGAAAAGTCTGCCCATTTACGAACAGATAAAATTCCAAATTTCAGAATATAGTTCAGCTTTAAAAGACCATTTTAAAGTTGATAGTGAGCATGCGATAACTGTATTTTTAACCAAAGAAGTTTTACCAGTATTTCAACTTATCGCTGATACACAACCACTTGTTAAAAAAGAAATAGAGGATTATATTAGTAAGTTGGATAAAGAATTGGGAGTCGTTTATTTTTACAGAAGACATTATGATGAAACCGTGAAGTTGATAAACAACAATATGTCTTCTTTATTGGATGAAAAGCAGCTTGAAGCGCAGAAAATGTACCCTCATTTTTTTGAGCGATTTAAAACCGACGGCGTAGAACACAATATGTATATAGGAGAGTCTATAACCAAGGATGATAGTTTCAATGTGATCTACTTATACAATTTAAGGTTGTGGCAACTTCAGGTGATGTGCGAGATGGAGAACGAATATTATCAAAACCGACACGACTATCCCGTTTCTTTAGATGTAGCTTCCATGATTTTAGTTTTTAATCAGCCTTTATCCATCCGATTTAGAATGGATGAAAAACGTTTTGATGTTGATGGAACCTACAACGCACGTTACGAAGTGGTAAAAAAACGTGTCGATAAAGCGTACATTAAAGGTACTGAAGAACGTATTACTCAAAAAGGAAAACTAACTATAGTATATTCTCAAAAAGAAGACGAAGAAGAATATGAAAGATATATTAAGTTTCTGCAGTCCAAAAAAGTTTTAGATAATGATTTAGAATATCTTGAACTTGAAGATTTACAGGCTATTACAGGCTTAAAGGCCTTGCGAATAAGTATACTCTATCATAATGATAAGGATGATAAAACATTCTATACTTACAATGATTTAATGGAGACGATAAAGGCTTAA
- a CDS encoding alpha-amylase family glycosyl hydrolase, whose product MKKSLVLIVLTLIMISCKSNKEEAKEVDSVKSETIETPFVWEGANLYFLLTDRFKNGDTSNDVNFGRTKETAKLRGFKGGDIKGITQKVKEGYFTDLGINAIWMTPIVEQIHGGTDEGTGETYGFHGYWAKDWTAIDPNFGTKEDLHELVKEAHARGIRIVLDAVINHTGPVTEKDPVWPEAWVRTEPQCTYDNYENTISCTLVANLPDIRTDSNTNTELPPQLVEKWEAEGRYEQEIKELDEFFERTGHPRAPRFYIMKWLTDYITEFGVDGYRVDTVKHVEEYVWQEFKKEADYAFSEYKKNNPEKVLDDNNFYLVGEVYNYGVSTGQEFDFGDKKVNYFDPPSFQSLINFEFKYNSKDKDYENLFKHYDSILHDELKGFGTLNYLSSHDDGNPFDSLRKKPFETANKLLLSPGTSQIYYGDESARTLAVPNTEGDAKLRSMMNWDSIAKRPRTKEVLTHWQKLGKFRAKHPGIGAGTHQMITKSPYYFYRSYQKGDFKDLVVVGLELKKGEKVIDVSKVFVDGDILHDAYSGQSSEVENGKITITSPFDVVLLEKK is encoded by the coding sequence ATGAAAAAATCTCTTGTATTAATAGTGTTAACACTAATCATGATAAGTTGCAAGTCAAATAAAGAAGAAGCTAAAGAAGTCGATTCAGTAAAGTCCGAAACAATCGAAACACCATTCGTTTGGGAAGGTGCCAATCTCTATTTCTTATTAACGGATAGATTCAAAAACGGAGATACTTCTAACGATGTTAATTTCGGTAGAACCAAAGAAACCGCAAAATTAAGAGGTTTTAAAGGAGGCGACATTAAAGGGATAACCCAAAAAGTAAAAGAAGGTTATTTTACAGATTTAGGAATTAACGCCATTTGGATGACACCAATCGTTGAGCAAATTCATGGCGGAACCGATGAAGGCACAGGAGAGACTTATGGTTTTCATGGCTATTGGGCAAAAGATTGGACAGCTATTGATCCTAATTTTGGCACAAAGGAAGATTTGCATGAGTTAGTAAAAGAAGCACATGCGAGAGGTATCAGAATTGTATTGGATGCTGTCATTAATCATACAGGTCCAGTTACGGAAAAAGATCCAGTTTGGCCAGAGGCGTGGGTAAGAACCGAGCCACAATGTACCTACGATAATTACGAGAATACGATAAGTTGTACATTGGTTGCCAACTTACCAGATATTAGAACCGATAGCAATACCAACACCGAGTTGCCTCCACAATTGGTAGAAAAATGGGAAGCGGAAGGACGATACGAGCAAGAAATTAAAGAACTTGATGAATTTTTTGAGCGAACAGGTCATCCAAGAGCACCTCGTTTTTATATCATGAAATGGTTAACAGATTACATTACCGAATTCGGAGTCGATGGTTACAGGGTCGATACCGTAAAACATGTTGAAGAATATGTTTGGCAAGAATTCAAAAAAGAAGCGGATTATGCATTTTCGGAATATAAAAAGAACAATCCTGAAAAAGTTTTAGATGATAATAATTTTTACCTCGTTGGTGAAGTCTATAATTATGGCGTAAGCACAGGACAGGAATTCGATTTTGGAGATAAAAAAGTGAACTATTTTGATCCACCAAGTTTTCAAAGTTTGATAAATTTTGAATTCAAATACAATTCAAAAGATAAAGATTATGAAAACCTATTTAAACATTATGATTCCATTTTACATGATGAATTAAAAGGGTTCGGAACATTAAATTATTTAAGTTCCCATGATGATGGTAACCCTTTCGATTCTCTAAGAAAAAAACCTTTTGAAACGGCAAATAAATTATTGTTATCGCCCGGAACATCTCAAATTTACTATGGAGATGAGTCCGCAAGAACGCTCGCTGTTCCAAATACAGAAGGCGATGCTAAGTTGCGTTCAATGATGAATTGGGATTCTATTGCAAAACGTCCAAGAACTAAAGAAGTCTTAACACATTGGCAAAAATTAGGAAAATTTAGAGCGAAGCATCCTGGTATTGGAGCGGGAACGCATCAAATGATTACGAAATCACCATATTATTTTTATAGAAGTTATCAAAAAGGAGACTTTAAAGATTTAGTGGTTGTTGGATTAGAATTGAAGAAAGGAGAAAAAGTGATTGATGTTTCTAAAGTTTTTGTAGATGGCGATATCTTACATGACGCCTATTCAGGGCAATCATCGGAAGTTGAAAATGGAAAAATCACGATAACATCACCATTTGATGTGGTTTTATTAGAGAAGAAATAA
- a CDS encoding protein adenylyltransferase SelO: MRLNLSDTFNVELPSDSNTTNTRRQVSKAAYSYVTPKVPSIPKLIHASKDMVEAIGLELDDIDSQDFLDIFSGAKVYPKTKPYAMAYAGHQFGNWAGQLGDGRAINLFEVEHNAKRWAIQLKGSGETPYSRQGDGLAVLRSSIREYLCSEAMYHLGVPTTRALSLMLSGDDVLRDMLYDGNPDYEKGAIVARVAPTFIRFGNFELFAARKDTENLKKLTDYTIKHFYPELAKPSKDTYIKFFKEVTNRTLDMIIHWQRVGFVHGVMNTDNMSILGLTIDYGPYGWLEDFDLGWTPNTTDRQNKRYRFGNQPSIGLWNLLQLANALFTLIEEPEPLESILKQYQRDLEQKSLDMMRSKLGLSHQEEADGKLVTDVQDCLLLSETDMTIFFRLLANYKTGNPKKGLDIIHEAFYKPEEIKDAIEDQWKVWFQAYDQRLQKEKLSDSERQKHMNTVNPKYVLRNYMAQLAIDKANEEDYSLVDELFQLLKKPYDEQPENEKWFAKRPEWARHKVGCSMLSCSS; the protein is encoded by the coding sequence ATGCGTTTAAACTTAAGTGATACATTTAATGTAGAATTGCCATCTGATTCCAATACGACAAATACGAGACGCCAAGTCTCAAAGGCAGCCTATTCTTATGTGACACCAAAAGTACCGTCTATTCCCAAATTAATTCACGCTTCCAAAGACATGGTTGAAGCAATTGGTTTAGAGCTTGACGATATTGATTCTCAAGACTTCTTAGATATTTTCTCTGGAGCTAAAGTCTATCCAAAAACAAAACCCTATGCCATGGCTTATGCTGGTCATCAATTTGGGAATTGGGCTGGGCAACTTGGCGATGGAAGAGCAATTAACTTGTTTGAAGTAGAGCACAATGCTAAACGTTGGGCAATCCAACTCAAAGGATCTGGCGAAACACCATATTCTAGGCAAGGCGATGGTTTGGCCGTTTTACGGTCTTCAATTCGTGAATATCTATGCAGCGAGGCCATGTATCATTTGGGTGTGCCAACCACAAGAGCATTGAGTTTAATGTTGTCGGGAGATGATGTGCTTAGAGATATGTTGTACGATGGTAATCCGGATTATGAAAAAGGCGCTATAGTGGCGAGAGTAGCACCAACTTTTATCAGGTTTGGTAATTTTGAATTGTTTGCAGCCCGAAAGGACACAGAAAATCTAAAAAAGCTAACAGATTACACCATTAAACATTTTTATCCTGAATTAGCAAAACCTTCCAAAGATACCTATATCAAATTCTTTAAAGAAGTCACCAACCGAACTTTAGACATGATTATCCATTGGCAACGTGTTGGTTTTGTACATGGCGTGATGAACACCGATAACATGTCCATTTTAGGTTTAACGATAGATTATGGTCCTTATGGTTGGTTGGAAGATTTTGATTTGGGTTGGACACCAAACACAACGGACAGACAAAATAAACGGTATCGTTTTGGCAATCAACCTAGTATTGGACTATGGAATTTATTACAACTCGCCAATGCGCTTTTTACGTTAATTGAAGAACCTGAACCCCTAGAATCCATTCTCAAACAATATCAAAGAGATTTAGAGCAAAAATCACTGGATATGATGCGTTCTAAATTAGGGCTGTCACATCAAGAAGAAGCGGATGGAAAATTAGTGACAGATGTGCAAGATTGTTTATTGCTTTCTGAAACTGATATGACGATTTTCTTCCGATTATTAGCCAATTATAAAACAGGAAACCCGAAAAAAGGTTTAGACATAATACATGAAGCATTTTACAAACCAGAAGAAATAAAGGATGCTATTGAAGACCAATGGAAAGTTTGGTTTCAGGCTTACGACCAAAGATTACAAAAAGAGAAGTTATCAGATTCAGAGCGCCAAAAACATATGAACACTGTAAATCCAAAATATGTGCTTAGAAATTATATGGCTCAATTAGCTATTGATAAAGCCAACGAAGAAGATTACAGTTTAGTGGATGAATTATTTCAACTGCTAAAAAAGCCTTACGATGAACAACCTGAAAATGAAAAATGGTTTGCCAAACGTCCCGAATGGGCAAGACATAAAGTGGGTTGTTCTATGTTGAGCTGTAGTTCTTGA